The Bacillus sp. Bos-x628 genome segment ACAAGTTGCGGCTGATCCTTTACAAAATGACCTGTGACAAAAAAGGTCCCAGGTACTTTGTGTTTTTTCAGCACGTCTAAAATCTTGGGTGTATACCCGTTCTCGTAGCCATTATCGAACGTAAGATAAATTTCTTTCTTTTTTGTATCCCCTAAATAAAAGGCATCATATTTTTTTAAAAGTGTCGTGAGTTTTTTCCCAGCATCTGCTGGTTTGTGCTGTTTGCTTTTGGCAAATCCCCAATGAATGGGTTGGTTCGACACTGCTGTTGCTTCTGAAATTGGCATCGACAAAAAAAGCGCACATAAACAGATCAGCATATATTTTTTCATCTTCGTCACTTCCCGGTTTTTCTTATATTGTGCAGAATCTGACCGAGACTCATACTGATTTTAACCTGCCAATTTAATGAAAAAGCCCGCATGTGCAAGCTACTGATCTATCCAATCGGTTTTAAAACGTTCGTATTTAGCTTCTAAATCATCAATCATCTGAATGAGTCTGTCTATATCCTCAACATCTGTTGATTCAGGATCTAATGAATCAATGACATGCATCAACATATCTAGTCGGTTCCTTAAGTAATCGACTTGCTGCTCTTTACTATCTGCTGCCTTGCCCATAGAGACACTCCCTTTTGCATTTGTTTATAGCTTATCTTTTTTTGCATTTCAAATCAATTCCGCCCGACTTGCGTATAACGGAAATGAGGCTTAAAATTAACTGTTGGCGGGTCTTCGTTTGCCCGAATGAAAAGGAGATAGATACCATGAATCAAAAAACAGCACTTCGTCCAATTACCCCTGCATACGACCCTTGGGAAGCCTATCTCGATGTGCAGGACTACGGAGAAATGAAGCTGACAAATATTGAATTGACGACCACCACTTTATGCAACATGAGATGTGAGCATTGTGCAGTTGGCTATACATTGCAACCAAAAGACCCAAATGCACTGCCTCTTGACTTGTTACTTCGCCGTCTAGATGAGGTCCCTTTACTTCGCTCACTTAGCATTACAGGCGGGGAACCTATGCTTTCTCTAAAATCTGTCCGTGAATATGTAGTGCCTTTATTAAAGTATGCTCACGAACGCGGTGTCCGTACACAAATAAATTCAAACTTAACGCTTGATTTGGCTCGATATGAGGAGATTATTCCATACCTTGATGTCCTCCACATTTCACATAATTGGGGCACTGCCCAAGAATTTGCAACGGTTGGCTTTGCCATGATGGACAGAAAACCAACCTTTCAGCAGCGGGAAAAATTATTTGACCGAATGATCGAAAATAGTCAGGCACTTGTCAAAGCGGGTGTGACTGTATCCGCAGAGACAATGCTGAATAAGCGTACATTGCCTTATATGGAGCACATTCATCGTCAAATCGTGGAAGAGATGAAATGTCAACGGCATGAAGTTCATCCGATGTATCCAAGTGATTTTGCCAGTGCACTTGAAACATTGACGCTCCCGCAAATGCGTGACGCCATTCATCAGCTACTGGATATTCGTGATAAGGACACATGGATGCTTTTCGGTACTTTGCCATTTTATTCATGTAGCACAGACGAAGAAGACCAGCGTCTTCTCGAAAGATTGCGTCAAGCCAAAAACGTCACCGTCCGAAATGATCCTGACGGCCGCTCCCGATTGAATGTGAATATTTTTGATGGGAATATTATTGTGACAGACTTTGGCGATACGCCTCCACTCGGTAACATTGAAACAGATACACTGCAATCTGCGTACACACGCTGGATGGAAACAAAACTGGCAAAAGAACTGAACTGTCATTGCCCAAGCGTAAAATGTCTAGGTCCTAATGTTCTTGTGAAAAACAGCTATTATCAAGATGTCGATTTTACATCTCGAACGGCCAGGGGGTAACCTTTAGATGAACGATACATTTCTGACTGTAGTCAAAAACAAATACATTGAAATTCTGCTTGTTGGACTCATTCTTTGGCTTGCTGTCTTTATGGTTAATAAAGCCCTTCAGCTTTTCTTTAAACGAACAGAGTTTATTGAAGACAAGAAGAAGAAAACGATTGAGAGCTTGGTGAGATCGATCACGAAGTACACAGCCTCTATTTGCTTTGTGATTTATGTCATGTCCCTTTTCTTTGATGACTTTGGAAAAATCCTTGCTGGTGCTGGCGTTGCTGGGATTGTGATCGGTTTTGGTGCGCAAACGTTAATCCGTGATATTTTAGCAGGGATATTCCTGATCTATGAACAGCAGATCCATAAAGGAGACTATGTAACGGTCAATAATCTCTTTAATGGAACCATTGAGGAAATTGGCCTACGCTCTCTTCAAATTAGAGAATGGAGCGGCAAGCTGTTAACCATTTCAAATGGGGACATCCGGCAAATTCAAAACTACAACATGCACTATATGCGCATTACGGAATCTGTGTTAATCAGTGCTAATCAGGATCCTGACATCGCCTTTCAGGCATTGGAAGCAGCTTGTGACCAACTGAATCAAAACCATCATGACTTTCTGAAAAAAGATGAATTCCAAGAAGCCATTGAACCCTTTCAGGTTCACGGTATTATGGGACTCAACAAGCTGAATCGCGGCATTGAAATCACAGTCAAAGGGATGGTCGAAGATGAAAGATACTTTGAAGCTGCCCTTGCTGTCCGTAAAGAAATGATCAAACAGCTTCATCAGCATGGTGTGAAATTGCTCGAAGATCTCGTCTATCCACAACCTGTCAAATAACCTCCTCTTTCATGATCTTGAAAAAAGGAACAAAACATCTACGCAATTGATCATATGTTATTTGATAAGGACACGGTAAAAAACGCCTTCGTTAGATCGTCCATATGAAGCTGAAAAACGGCGATTGCGGGCATTTTTTTCTGTTAGACGGAAAGTCGAAATGACAAGAGCATATGAAAAACTCAAAACACTGGAACAACTCGGACATATCAGCTAAGGAATTCAGTACTTTTCAGCCCTCTTACTTCTATCCCCTTGACTGATTCATGTATAATAGAAAGCAGAGTGTCATGCAGCATGGGGACCCTCATACTGTGTATTTACTAAGTGAAAGAGAGTGAATAAGATGGGTCGTAAGTGGAACAACATTAAAGAAAAGAAAGCATCAAAGGATGCGAATACGAGTCGGATTTATGCAAAATTCGGGCGTGAAATCTATATGGCAGCCAAACAAGGTGAGCCCAATCCAGAATCAAACCAAGCACTTCGCTTTGTCCTAGAACGTGCCAAAACATATAATGTTCCAAAACACATTGTAGACCGTGCGATTGAAAAAGCAAAAGGTGGTTCTGATGAGAACTTCGATGAGCTACGCTATGAAGGATTTGGTCCAAATGGATCAATGATCATTGTAGATGCACTCACCAATAACGTGAATCGTACTGCTTCAGATGTGCGTGCGGCATTTGGGAAAAATGGTGGAAACATGGGCGTCAGTGGATCTGTTGCCTACATGTTTGACCAAACGGCTGTCATTGGTGTAGAAGGAAAAAGCGCGGAAGAAACACTTGAGCTTTTAATGGAAGCAGACGTTGATGTACGTGACATTATCGAAGAAGATCAAACTGTCATTGTTTACGCTGAACCAGATCAGTTTCATCAAGTGCAAGAAGCATTCAAACAAGCCGGCGCTCAAGAATTCACTGTTGCTGAAATCACGATGCTTCCTCAAAACGAAGTCACATTAGATGATGAATCAAAAGCACAATTCGAGAAATTAATTGATGTATTAGAAGACCTCGAAGACGTTCAGCAGGTTTATCATAATGTAGATTTAGGTGAATAAAAGAAAACCTCTTTCGTGTTGAAAGAGGTTTTTTAGCAAATTAATTCATCCCTTGAAAACCAAAAGTCAGATGATCTTGAACAGGAATCCATGCGCCGATTCCTTGAGAAGTGACGTTTTTGACGACAAGCTTGCGTTTGTTTCCTTTTAACACAAGGTATACTTCGCCGTATGTGATCTTCCCTTTTTCATTGATTGCAGGGGCATAAGCATGCAGAGAAGCTGCTTTTTTTGGAGATACATGGTACGACTGATCTCGTTTTGTTCCTGCACCAATAACTGTATCAAAGGCAAGCGGCAGCTTTGTTTTTTGGATGGCTTTTTGCATCATCAATGTTTTCACATCTTCTGGACTTGGCACTTTGGCTGTAAGTCCACCGCTTACTTTCACTTGTTGCTTTTGAACATATTTGGCAATGGCCGTTTTGTTACCACCTCTGTTGTCAATATGGTTTGTATTCACCTTTTTGTATTCCCAATTCGCAACTGTTTCACTTGATTCGTAGCTAAGCGCCCACCTTCCAAGAAAAATGGTTGCCCTGTACCCAACTGCAAGCGGTGTATCAGAGATGCTTGATTCATTCAGCATTTTAATCAAATGTGTATTTTCAATTGGAACATTGGTTGTTTTAAATAATTCAGCCGTCAGCTCACTTGGCTGAAGAAGCGGCTGATCCTGTGAAGCATTCGGATACGTATTCTCCTTCGATATACTAGCTACAGAAGATGGCACTTTAAAAGGCTTTGCAGCCTCTGCCGGAAAACTATATAGAAAACTTAAGGATAAAAGAACAACAACCATGATGCGTAGCATCTTTTTCATATCATCACTCTTTCTCATTCATTTTTCCATAGTATTTTCCGCAAAGACCTCCCTTATCCCTAAAAGATTATAAAAGGAAAAATCCAATCGCCATAATAAAATATGCAGCGAGCAATGTTGCTCCTTCAAACCAGTTTGTATCACCGTCATTCGATATAATCACAGTTAGCAGTACCGATGATGACATGGCAATCAGTTCTGGTAGCGAGAAAATCAGCGGCATCTGCTTTTCGAAAAAAAGAGAGCTGATCACAAGAATCGGTCCGACCATCATGGCGACCTGAAGTGTTGAGCCAAAGGCAATTTCAACAGCGACATCCATTTTGTTTTTATAGGCCATGATGACAGCAGAAGCATGTTCCGCCGCATTACCTACAATAGCGACAATGATGACCCCGATAAACAGCTCACTCCAGCCAAACTGTTCTCCTACCGTATCAAATGTATGAACCAACCGCTCTGAGATATAAGCGACAGCAATGGTCGAAAGCAGCAGAACAATTGTTGCGAAAATACCTGACCATTCTGGCTGTTCTTCTCCTTCTGCCGCTTCGCCGCTTGCGATCTCTTGCTTTGCTACATAAACCCCGCGATGACTAACCAGCTTGAAATATAGGGCTGCCACATAGAGCAAAATCATTACAACGCTAGTCCCAATACTTAATGCAAATTGTCTGTCCTCCGCCATTTCCATTGAAAAAACTTCTGGAATCACAAAAGCGACAATGATGGCAAACATAAGCAATCCAGAGTTATGTCTCGCATCATGGACATTAAATTCTTGCCGTTTAAATTTTAAACCGCCAACGAAAAAAGACAACCCTGCCACTAAAAGTAAGTTACCGATAACTGATCCGGTTAATGAGGCAAGCACAATAGCAGTCAACCCTTGTTTTAACGCAAAGAACGATATAATTAATTCAACTGCATTTCCAAATGTAGCATTTAAAAGTCCACCTATTCTTGGTCCTGCAATGATCGACAGACTTTCTGTTGCTCTTCCCATATAACTAGCCAGCCCAATAATGGCGAAACAATAAATCGCAAACATAACCGCCTGCGGGAAATGGAGTAAACTACCGATAACCGAAAGTGGAACACCTAACACAACAATCACAAGAAATAAACGATTCATATAGTTATTCTCCTTTACATAACGTCTGCCTGTTATTCTTTCGTGAGTGCCGTCATCATATACATTTAGAGTCGTTCAAGCGAGGTGGTGATGTCGATGCTACCTTTCAAGGATTGCACCATTGAACAGTGCTTCATGGCGAGTTGGACCACTTGTTTCATTTGCTCGTCGGAAACGTCGATATTTTTCATGATGATCAGTAAATGTATATGGGTGATTTGATTTGCTGCACCTTCTCTTGTCGTATTAGAATGAATGATCAATTCTTGATAGGGTATTCGTTTTTTTCGTAAAACATGAATGAGCATTTCACCTAAACAGCCCGCCACTGCTGATACGAACAATTCATATGGTCTATAACCTGTTTTTTCTTTTCTCGATATATTGAGTTGTCCGTAATCGACATTTGCCACCCAGCGCTCATTTTCGTATGTCAGCTTCATTCCTTTTCCACCTTTCTATTGAAACCCCTATTGTTCCATTGTACGATGAATACATGAACTTGTAAGGAGCTTCCTATGTCAAGAATTCACTTTATGATTTTAATTTTACTTGTATCGGTATCTGGCTTTTCACAGGGCGCATTACTACCTGTCATATCTATTATCTTTGAACATGCTGGTACTTCTGCTACATTAAACGGTCTGCATGCTACAGGATTATATCTCGGCGTACTGCTCGCTTCTCCTTTTATGGAAGCACCGCTTCGACGTTTCGGTTTTAAACCTTTAATTGTGATTGGAGGACTAGCGGTATTTTGCAGTTTGTTCAGCTTTGTCCTATTTGAGTCTTATCTTGTCTGGTTTTTCCTCCGTCTCATCATTGGTATTGGTGACCATATGCTTCATTTCTCTACACAGACGTGGGTGACCTATGCATCTTCTTCTCAACATCGCGGACGGAATATTTCATTGTACGGGTTGTCCTTTGGACTGGGTTTTGCAGCAGGTCCATTTTTAACACCATTGATCGAAATCAATCCATCTTTGCCTTTTATCGTCACAGGTGCGGTCAGTTTATGTATTTGGCTACTCGTGTTTATTCTAAAAAATACATATCCAGATACAGGAGAAGTTCAAACAGAGCATACTAACAGCTTGAAGCGCTTTAAAAAAGCCTTCCAGTTTGGATGGGTCGCCTTTATGATGCCATTTTGCTATGGATTTTTAGAAACCACATTAAATAGTAACTTCCCTGTCTATGCGTTAAGAAGCGGGGTTAGTGTGGATGCAGTTGCGCTTATTTTACCTGCCTTTGCTATAGGGAGTATTGTCTTTCAGCTACCACTCGGCATGCTAAGCGACCGATTTGGAAGGCGGCGAGTGATTTTATGCGTCACGCTCGCTGGGTCATTCTTTTTCCTCATGGCGGGTATTTTCATCCAGTCCGTTTTAGCCGTTGCCATCTGTTTCTTTATTGCCGGAATGGCAGTTGGCTCTACATTTTCACTTGGCATCAGTTATATGACCGACTTATTGCCAAAACATCTTCTTCCTGCCGGGAATTTGATGTGCGGGATGGCCTTTAGTGCAGGCAGTATACTCGGACCAATTCTAGGCGGATTCTTTGTCCAAATGTTCGAGGACGTAAATTTACTCTATCTCGTCAGCATCATGATTCTATTTGTGTTTTGCTGCGTTCGATTTGGGAGAGCATCGGCTGTGCTTGTGAATGAATAAAACCTTTTGATGAGGAGGACATATCATCTTGTTTACCGGCGTCATTCCAAATGATCTGAAATTAGACATAATGTTAGATGATGCGCAAAAGCTGTTAACACTTATCCATGAAAATAGATCTTATTTAGATGAGTCACTCCCGTTGGTCCATCACTGTAAGAGCCTAGCAGATGTATAAAATTTTTAAATTCATAAAAATCATGAAAACCCCCTGCAGAGCAGGGGGTTTCATATTCATTAGTGATAACCATTCTGACCGTTCGCACTTCCGCTTGTTTTGTGCTTCGGCTGATGACCTTTATTTTGTTTTGTGTTGCTTCCGCCTTTTTTCGATTGCTTAGACATTTGGTCATTCCCCCATCCATGAAATGAACAAGTTTGTTCTCCTTTAGGATGCCCTTTTGTCGTTACAGTTTGCCTGGTACGTTTTTACGTTTGTATAAAAGCGCATTGAGCTCGCCGCCTAGAATGATCATAATGCCTGTTAAATAAAACCAGATCATTAAAATGATAATTCCCCCGATGCTTCCATACATTGCACTATAGTTGGCAAACTCGCCTACATAAAAAGAGAACAGCATGCTCACAAAAATCCACCCGATGGAAGCAAATATGGCGCCAGGCAGCACAAACTTTAGTTTCAGCCGAATGTTTGGGGCAAAATAATATAATGATGTAAAGACAATGAGTAAAATCAGCGGACTGATGATCCATCTAAGAGCAGCCCAAATCGTGAGAAAGGTATCAGATTGACCGACTAAGCTGGAAACAAACAAGCCAAGTTCTTTTCCAAACACAGGTAACATCAGGGCAAAAATAATCGTGAGTACCATTGCAATCGTTAAGATGATGGATGTTAAACGTACGAGAATGAAGGAACGATTTTCCTCTACTTCGTAAGCGTGGTTAAACGCTCTGACGATCGCATTAATGCCATTGGAAGCAGACCAAAGAGCTGCAATAATCCCGAATGACAATAATCCGCCATTCCGTCTATTAAGTGTCTCGTAAGCAATTGATTCAATCATTGATAGAGCACCCTCCGGCGCATAACCAGAGATCACATTCAACACATCCTTTGAGGTGAGTGGCAAATATCCGACTAGCGTCAAAACGAAGATGAGAAACGGGAATAATGAAAGCAAAAAGAAATAGGCAAGCTCTGCAGATTTTGCCGGTCCTTCATGAAGTAAAAAGCGCTCAATTAACGCTTTAACAAAACTCATACGTCTCAACTCCAATGATCAATCTTTCTGTTTTGATCGAAAGTGATCCTTTGTTTCTTCAATAATCTCTAATACCTTTGGTGTTGTTTCCTTTAACTGATTTATCTGTTCATTTAAAAATGACAAATCATCTGAGACCGTTCGCAAAATCTGCTTCGTTTCTTCAACTTTTTCTTTCATGCAAGCAGACATCCTGCCTGGCTCTTGGCGGTATTCCTCCAGCTTTTGCTGGCAGCCGCTCCATTTGTCTTTTAATGCCGTTCTTGTTGGCCGATGAAATAATGTGAGCAGCATTCCGCAAGCTGCTCCAATGACAGCTCCTCGCAGCACATGATTTTTCTCTTCCATCTCATCTGATCTCCTTTCAGTTAAAGGTTTTGCTCTTTCTTTACATACGTCAAAAACCTGTCAATTCCTGTTTCAATTAAATCATAGACTTCCTCAAAGTTCCCTGTGTAATAAGGATCTGGTACATCATCCCGATCGTCCTCTTCTACAAACTCAAGAAGACGACCAATAAAATGATGACTCCCATAGCCGGCGATACTGCGAAGTGCACCTGCAATTTCGGCATCCATAGCAATAATATAGTCATATGTTGTAATATCCTCATTAATGATTTGTCTTGCTTTCATGCCTTCATAGCTGATGCCTTTTTGATCAAGCAGCTTTCTCGTTCCTTCATGTGGAGGACTGCCTTGATGCCAGCCGCCAATACCTGCTGAATCAATTACAAACTGCTCTGCAAGTCCTTCGTCCTCTACACGCTTTCTAAACATTGCCTCTGCCATTGGTGATCTGCAAATATTGCCGAGACACACAAATAATACATAAATCATCCTTCTTTCTCCCCCTATCTTTTCCCTGAGAGACCCTTTCAAAAACCTTTTCTCTATCATATCAAGCCCTTTTCTTTTTGGAAACTTTGCAAGAAAAACTGTCTTCGAGAATTATACAAATAAAGGGGGATATTTTATGGGGTCCTCCCCTGTTAGTTTTAATTGTTGGTACTGGAATATACCTTGCCTGTCGCGTTCTCTTGATTTAAATTAGATTACTTCCTTATTCTTTAAAGCTCGCATCTTCAAAACAAAAGAAAACTTCTGAAGACGATATCTCTCATTTCCAAGCGTTAATGGCGGCTTTAGCTACTACCATTGATTGTAGGGGTTGCCTCTGCTGTCATTGCCGGTAGACCCAGTGCTGTATTTTGGATGCGGTTTGCAGCTTTCTTTGGAATGGCTATGCGGATATGCTCAATGGATTCATGGCGTTTCCGAAAATAAGCGGGCTGATCGGTCTGTCAGGGGTCGTTGTGTTAAATCCAAACATATCATCGATAAGCTCAGAGCAAGAGAAAAAGGAGAAAAATAATCTCCGTCTCTTCTTCCTAGCCCTTTTATTCTTTCGCATTTCTGTTAGAATAGATATGATTCGACACAAGCAGGAAAGGACGTGCCGCCCTTGTCAGAGCAAAAAGCGGCTGAAGTCAATCAGCTAATTGAAGACATTTCGCAAAAGTTAAACATGCTGAACATGGGAGTCATTAAAGCCGAGGACTTCAGTCCAGACAAGTATGAGGATATTGAATTTCTTCACCAAATGGTCATGAAAAAATCTTCATTCAGCCCAAGTGAAATGCAAGCCATTGCAAGCGAACTTAAAAACTTAAGAAAATCATGATGTGAAAGAAACTGCTTCAGAATGGGGCAGTTTTCTTTCATTTATGTGCTGATAAAAAGCCAGCACCTGTTGATAAGTGCTGGCTTTTCCCTATCTAGATGTCTCTAAGGCAAAACATCTTTCACCATGTTCATTTATTTCGCAAGAAGCTTTAATGATTTGCGATTAA includes the following:
- a CDS encoding MFS transporter, coding for MSRIHFMILILLVSVSGFSQGALLPVISIIFEHAGTSATLNGLHATGLYLGVLLASPFMEAPLRRFGFKPLIVIGGLAVFCSLFSFVLFESYLVWFFLRLIIGIGDHMLHFSTQTWVTYASSSQHRGRNISLYGLSFGLGFAAGPFLTPLIEINPSLPFIVTGAVSLCIWLLVFILKNTYPDTGEVQTEHTNSLKRFKKAFQFGWVAFMMPFCYGFLETTLNSNFPVYALRSGVSVDAVALILPAFAIGSIVFQLPLGMLSDRFGRRRVILCVTLAGSFFFLMAGIFIQSVLAVAICFFIAGMAVGSTFSLGISYMTDLLPKHLLPAGNLMCGMAFSAGSILGPILGGFFVQMFEDVNLLYLVSIMILFVFCCVRFGRASAVLVNE
- a CDS encoding low molecular weight protein-tyrosine-phosphatase, with translation MIYVLFVCLGNICRSPMAEAMFRKRVEDEGLAEQFVIDSAGIGGWHQGSPPHEGTRKLLDQKGISYEGMKARQIINEDITTYDYIIAMDAEIAGALRSIAGYGSHHFIGRLLEFVEEDDRDDVPDPYYTGNFEEVYDLIETGIDRFLTYVKKEQNL
- the cax gene encoding calcium/proton exchanger; the encoded protein is MNRLFLVIVVLGVPLSVIGSLLHFPQAVMFAIYCFAIIGLASYMGRATESLSIIAGPRIGGLLNATFGNAVELIISFFALKQGLTAIVLASLTGSVIGNLLLVAGLSFFVGGLKFKRQEFNVHDARHNSGLLMFAIIVAFVIPEVFSMEMAEDRQFALSIGTSVVMILLYVAALYFKLVSHRGVYVAKQEIASGEAAEGEEQPEWSGIFATIVLLLSTIAVAYISERLVHTFDTVGEQFGWSELFIGVIIVAIVGNAAEHASAVIMAYKNKMDVAVEIAFGSTLQVAMMVGPILVISSLFFEKQMPLIFSLPELIAMSSSVLLTVIISNDGDTNWFEGATLLAAYFIMAIGFFLL
- a CDS encoding OsmC family protein, which translates into the protein MKLTYENERWVANVDYGQLNISRKEKTGYRPYELFVSAVAGCLGEMLIHVLRKKRIPYQELIIHSNTTREGAANQITHIHLLIIMKNIDVSDEQMKQVVQLAMKHCSMVQSLKGSIDITTSLERL
- a CDS encoding YfkD family protein, with the protein product MKKMLRIMVVVLLSLSFLYSFPAEAAKPFKVPSSVASISKENTYPNASQDQPLLQPSELTAELFKTTNVPIENTHLIKMLNESSISDTPLAVGYRATIFLGRWALSYESSETVANWEYKKVNTNHIDNRGGNKTAIAKYVQKQQVKVSGGLTAKVPSPEDVKTLMMQKAIQKTKLPLAFDTVIGAGTKRDQSYHVSPKKAASLHAYAPAINEKGKITYGEVYLVLKGNKRKLVVKNVTSQGIGAWIPVQDHLTFGFQGMN
- a CDS encoding YhjD/YihY/BrkB family envelope integrity protein — protein: MSFVKALIERFLLHEGPAKSAELAYFFLLSLFPFLIFVLTLVGYLPLTSKDVLNVISGYAPEGALSMIESIAYETLNRRNGGLLSFGIIAALWSASNGINAIVRAFNHAYEVEENRSFILVRLTSIILTIAMVLTIIFALMLPVFGKELGLFVSSLVGQSDTFLTIWAALRWIISPLILLIVFTSLYYFAPNIRLKLKFVLPGAIFASIGWIFVSMLFSFYVGEFANYSAMYGSIGGIIILMIWFYLTGIMIILGGELNALLYKRKNVPGKL
- a CDS encoding YebC/PmpR family DNA-binding transcriptional regulator → MGRKWNNIKEKKASKDANTSRIYAKFGREIYMAAKQGEPNPESNQALRFVLERAKTYNVPKHIVDRAIEKAKGGSDENFDELRYEGFGPNGSMIIVDALTNNVNRTASDVRAAFGKNGGNMGVSGSVAYMFDQTAVIGVEGKSAEETLELLMEADVDVRDIIEEDQTVIVYAEPDQFHQVQEAFKQAGAQEFTVAEITMLPQNEVTLDDESKAQFEKLIDVLEDLEDVQQVYHNVDLGE
- the yfkAB gene encoding radical SAM/CxCxxxxC motif protein YfkAB; this encodes MNQKTALRPITPAYDPWEAYLDVQDYGEMKLTNIELTTTTLCNMRCEHCAVGYTLQPKDPNALPLDLLLRRLDEVPLLRSLSITGGEPMLSLKSVREYVVPLLKYAHERGVRTQINSNLTLDLARYEEIIPYLDVLHISHNWGTAQEFATVGFAMMDRKPTFQQREKLFDRMIENSQALVKAGVTVSAETMLNKRTLPYMEHIHRQIVEEMKCQRHEVHPMYPSDFASALETLTLPQMRDAIHQLLDIRDKDTWMLFGTLPFYSCSTDEEDQRLLERLRQAKNVTVRNDPDGRSRLNVNIFDGNIIVTDFGDTPPLGNIETDTLQSAYTRWMETKLAKELNCHCPSVKCLGPNVLVKNSYYQDVDFTSRTARG
- a CDS encoding SE1561 family protein; translated protein: MGKAADSKEQQVDYLRNRLDMLMHVIDSLDPESTDVEDIDRLIQMIDDLEAKYERFKTDWIDQ
- a CDS encoding mechanosensitive ion channel domain-containing protein, which encodes MNDTFLTVVKNKYIEILLVGLILWLAVFMVNKALQLFFKRTEFIEDKKKKTIESLVRSITKYTASICFVIYVMSLFFDDFGKILAGAGVAGIVIGFGAQTLIRDILAGIFLIYEQQIHKGDYVTVNNLFNGTIEEIGLRSLQIREWSGKLLTISNGDIRQIQNYNMHYMRITESVLISANQDPDIAFQALEAACDQLNQNHHDFLKKDEFQEAIEPFQVHGIMGLNKLNRGIEITVKGMVEDERYFEAALAVRKEMIKQLHQHGVKLLEDLVYPQPVK
- a CDS encoding DUF1128 domain-containing protein, coding for MSEQKAAEVNQLIEDISQKLNMLNMGVIKAEDFSPDKYEDIEFLHQMVMKKSSFSPSEMQAIASELKNLRKS
- a CDS encoding YtxH domain-containing protein, whose amino-acid sequence is MEEKNHVLRGAVIGAACGMLLTLFHRPTRTALKDKWSGCQQKLEEYRQEPGRMSACMKEKVEETKQILRTVSDDLSFLNEQINQLKETTPKVLEIIEETKDHFRSKQKD